A genomic window from Triplophysa dalaica isolate WHDGS20190420 chromosome 24, ASM1584641v1, whole genome shotgun sequence includes:
- the spi1a gene encoding transcription factor PU.1a isoform X2, with protein sequence MLHYRMESCVISPLSEEIIPYDHDGRPMYDFYSYLSTEPDAHTGGYEYPGVHVHHSEFEPSQENQLIELHSNPYRYVDVESYHPSVDPGMGPLLPVVPTQYTYGPPMLYPRSPVTRSTDDEEPGGRSPPFEVSEGEEDTDRHPGASSALIGTKRKVRLYQFLLDLLQDGDMRECIWWVDRERGIFQFSSKHKEALASRWGQQKGNRKMMTYQKMARALRNYGKTGEVKKVKKKLTYQFSSDVMRRMVMERRQYHH encoded by the exons ATGTTGCATTACAGAATGGAAAGTTGTGTTATTTCACCT tTATCAGAAGAAATAATCCCGTATGATCACGATGGTCGGCCGATGTATGACTTCTACTCGTATCTCAGTACTGAGCCTGATGCTCATACAG GTGGATATGAATATCCAGGTGTTCATGTCCATCACAGTGAGTTTGAACCTTCTCAGGAAAACCAGTTAATCGAGCTGCACTCCAACCCATATCGCTATGTAGATGTTGAGTCTTACCACCCGTCTGTAGATCCAGGGATGGGACCACTTCTGCCAGTGGTACCAACACAG TACACTTATGGTCCTCCAATGCTGTACCCTCGGTCACCCGTCACCCGCAGCACTGATGATGAGGAGCCTGGGGGGCGCAGTCCACCTTTTGAGGTGTCAGAAGGTGAAGAGGACACTGACAGACATCCAGGCGCATCGAGTGCTCTGATAG GAACCAAAAGGAAAGTGCGCCTCTATCAGTTCCTCCTGGACCTTCTTCAAGACGGAGACATGCGGGAATGCATCTGGTGggtggacagagagagaggcatCTTTCAGTTCTCCTCTAAACACAAGGAAGCTCTCGCCAGCCGATGGGGCCAACAGAAGGGCAACCGCAAGATGATGACCTATCAGAAGATGGCCCGGGCTTTGAGGAACTACGGCAAGACCGGCGAGGTCAAAAAGGTGAAGAAGAAACTGACGTATCAGTTCAGCAGCGACGTGATGAGGAGAATGGTGATGGAGAGGAGGCAGTATCATCACTGA
- the clpxb gene encoding ATP-dependent Clp protease ATP-binding subunit clpX-like, mitochondrial isoform X2 yields the protein MSCACRPAARVINSVYKGLSCSRVQLFTLTKPACHEVHLPQVILVRSFSQTAVCLAIKDSTPRDGDGGRKSVTDAGGNSTSGTGGSGKGGGQLRCPKCGDLCTHVETFVSSTRFVKCEKCHHFFVVLSESDSKEGLNKETESTSERAKIAFAQTPPPPPKKIYTYLDKYVIGQSYAKKVLAVAVYNHYKRIYNNFPAVSRQQAEAEKQSPLTPRELLQIAGVSPHGNALGASVQQQTNKQAYHEKRGGEMLDSTHTDIRLEKSNILLLGPTGSGKTLLAQTLARCLDVPFAICDCTTLTQAGYVGEDIESVIAKLLQDANYSVEKAQQGIVFLDEVDKIGSVPGIHQLRDVGGEGVQQGLLKLLEGTIVSVPEKNSRKLRGDTLQVDTTNILFVASGAFNGLDRIVSRRKNEKFLGFGTPSNLGQGRRAAAAADLANTSGNEMEAAAEMDEKDRLLRHAEARDLVEFGMIPEFVGRLPVVVPLHSLNEETLVKILTEPRNAVLPQYQALFSMDKCELNVTSDALRAIARLALERKTGARGLRSIMEKLLLEPMFEVPQSDIIAVELSKEVVQGKCQPFYIRAPPKEREEEFDSTLDEENWPRHAGAANN from the exons ATGTCCTGTGCATGCAGACCTGCAGCGAGGGTGATAAACTCCGTTTATAAAG gtCTGTCATGTTCCCGGGTTCAGCTCTTCACTCTTACTAAACCAGCATGCCATGAAGTTCATCTACCTCAAGTTATACTCGTGAGATCATTTTCACAAACAGCAGTGTGTTTGGCTATTAAAGACAGCACGCCCCGAGATGGTGATGGTGGAAGG AAAAGCGTCACTGATGCCGGTGGAAACAGTACGTCAGGAACGGGAGGTTCAGGGAAAGGCGGCGGTCAGCTGCGATGTCCCAAATGTGGAGATCTCTGTACACACGTGGAGACTTTTGTAT CCTCCACACGGTTCGTAAAGTGTGAAAAGTGTCATCACTTCTTTGTGGTTCTGTCTGAGTCGGACTCTAAGGAGGGTTTAAACAAGGAAACAGAAAGCACCTCTGAACGTGCGAAAATCGCTTTCGCTCAGACACCCCCTCCACCTCCTAAAAAG ATTTATACATATCTCGACAAATATGTCATCGGCCAGTCATATGCAAAGAAAGTATTGGCAGTCGCTGTCTATAATCATTACAAGCGGATCTACAACAACTTTCCAGCAGTGAGCAGACAGCAAGCAGAAGCAGAGAAACAGAGTCCTCTTACTCCTAGAG AGCTGCTTCAGATCGCTGGAGTCAGTCCCCACGGAAACGCTCTGGGTGCATCTGTCCAGCAGCAGACCAATAAGCAAGCCTATCATGAAAAACGGGGCGGAGAAATGCTTGACTCCACCCACACTGATATTAGACTTGAAAAGAGCAATATTCTGTTGCTGGGACCTACTGGATCTG GCAAAACATTGCTGGCCCAGACTCTGGCTAGATGTTTGGATGTGCCATTCGCCATCTGTGATTGTACCACCCTTACCCAAGCAGGCTATGTGGGCGAGGACATCGAATCCGTTATTGCCAAACTTCTGCAGGATGCAAACTACTCCGTGGAGAAAGCCCAGCAAG GCATAGTGTTCCTGGATGAAGTGGATAAAATTGGCAGCGTGCCTGGAATTCATCAGCTCAGAGATGTCGGGGGGGAAGGTGTTCAGCAG GGTTTGCTTAAACTCCTTGAGGGAACCATCGTGAGCGTTCCGGAGAAGAACAGCCGGAAGTTGAGAGGAGACACGCTGCAGGTAGACACAACCAACATCTTGTTTGTGGCCTCCGGTGCCTTCAACGGACTCGACAGGATCGTcagccgcagaaaaaatgaaaag TTCCTTGGTTTCGGGACGCCCTCAAACCTGGGCCAAGGTCGCCGGGCAGCAGCGGCCGCTGATCTGGCCAACACCTCAGGGAATGAAATGGAGGCAGCGGCAGAGATGGATGAGAAAGACCGTCTTCTGCGACACGCTGAGGCGCGGGACCTCGTTGAATTCGGGATGATCCCGGAGTTTGTTGGCCGTCTGCCCGTGGTGGTACCGCTGCACAGTCTGAACGAGGAGACGCTGGTGAAAATCCTTACCGAGCCTCGGAACGCTGTGCTCCCTCAGTATCAGGCTCTCTTCAGTATGGATAAA TGTGAGCTGAATGTAACCAGTGATGCACTGAGGGCCATCGCCCGTCTGGCTCTGGAGAGGAAAACAGGAGCCAGGGGACTCCGCTCCATCATG GAGAAGCTCCTGTTAGAGCCCATGTTTGAAGTGCCTCAGTCCGACATCATCGCCGTGGAACTGAGTAAGGAGGTGGTCCAGGGGAAATGTCAACCGTTCTACATTAG AGCTCCTCctaaagaaagagaagaagagttTGACTCCACTCTGGATGAGGAGAACTGGCCCAGACATGCAGGCGCGGCCAACAACTGA
- the spi1a gene encoding transcription factor PU.1a isoform X1, translating into MLHYRMESCVISPLSEEIIPYDHDGRPMYDFYSYLSTEPDAHTAGGYEYPGVHVHHSEFEPSQENQLIELHSNPYRYVDVESYHPSVDPGMGPLLPVVPTQYTYGPPMLYPRSPVTRSTDDEEPGGRSPPFEVSEGEEDTDRHPGASSALIGTKRKVRLYQFLLDLLQDGDMRECIWWVDRERGIFQFSSKHKEALASRWGQQKGNRKMMTYQKMARALRNYGKTGEVKKVKKKLTYQFSSDVMRRMVMERRQYHH; encoded by the exons ATGTTGCATTACAGAATGGAAAGTTGTGTTATTTCACCT tTATCAGAAGAAATAATCCCGTATGATCACGATGGTCGGCCGATGTATGACTTCTACTCGTATCTCAGTACTGAGCCTGATGCTCATACAG CAGGTGGATATGAATATCCAGGTGTTCATGTCCATCACAGTGAGTTTGAACCTTCTCAGGAAAACCAGTTAATCGAGCTGCACTCCAACCCATATCGCTATGTAGATGTTGAGTCTTACCACCCGTCTGTAGATCCAGGGATGGGACCACTTCTGCCAGTGGTACCAACACAG TACACTTATGGTCCTCCAATGCTGTACCCTCGGTCACCCGTCACCCGCAGCACTGATGATGAGGAGCCTGGGGGGCGCAGTCCACCTTTTGAGGTGTCAGAAGGTGAAGAGGACACTGACAGACATCCAGGCGCATCGAGTGCTCTGATAG GAACCAAAAGGAAAGTGCGCCTCTATCAGTTCCTCCTGGACCTTCTTCAAGACGGAGACATGCGGGAATGCATCTGGTGggtggacagagagagaggcatCTTTCAGTTCTCCTCTAAACACAAGGAAGCTCTCGCCAGCCGATGGGGCCAACAGAAGGGCAACCGCAAGATGATGACCTATCAGAAGATGGCCCGGGCTTTGAGGAACTACGGCAAGACCGGCGAGGTCAAAAAGGTGAAGAAGAAACTGACGTATCAGTTCAGCAGCGACGTGATGAGGAGAATGGTGATGGAGAGGAGGCAGTATCATCACTGA
- the tmem276a gene encoding transmembrane protein 178B, translating into MRILTASGLFLALCSIGLLIMAISTDYWYETDARKHRDRCKKYASKRNNPGYIYISNQNLPLRMRPEPGAALRESLHPEPVLESRCSRHYNSTTTGLWKKCHREGFDLENEDLIFKGLLQRCTPVKYYYSSANIPRNLPVNITKTIRQDEWHVLHLQRMTAGFIGMAVAIILFGWIIGVLGCWKHNELMQYVAGLLFLMGGTCCIISLCTCVAGINFELSRYPRYLYGLPEDISHGYGWSMFSAWGGLGLTLLAGFLCTLAPSLHSPQITTTIHKPRQENGMV; encoded by the exons ATGAGGATTCTAACGGCGTCCGGCCTCTTTCTGGCCTTGTGCTCCATCGGACTCTTGATCATGGCCATCAGCACGGACTACTGGTACGAGACGGATGCGCGGAAGCACCGGGATCGATGCAAAAAATACGCCAGTAAGAGAAACAACCCGGGTTACATTTACATCTCAAACCAAAACCTCCCGCTCCGGATGCGCCCAGAGCCCGGAGCTGCTCTGCGGGAATCCCTGCACCCAGAGCCCGTCCTGGAGTCGCGCTGCAGCCGCCACTACAACTCAACCACCACCGGCCTGTGGAAGAAATGCCATCGAGAAGGATTCGACCTGGAAAACGAGGATCTGATTTTTAAAG GTTTGCTTCAGCGCTGTACGCCGGTAAAGTATTACTACTCCTCAGCCAATATCCCTCGAAATCTGCCTGTGAACATCACCAAGACTATACGACAAGATGAGTGGCACGTTCTCC ATCTGCAGCGGATGACGGCAGGTTTTATAGGCATGGCTGTTGCCATCATCTTGTTTGGCTGGATCATTGGCGTGCTGGGCTGCTGGAAACACAATGAGCTAATGCAGTATGTAGCAGGTCTGCTCTTCCTGATGGGAG GTACCTGCTGCATCATTTCTCTGTGCACGTGTGTCGCCGGGATTAATTTCGAGCTCTCGCGGTATCCGCGCTACCTTTACGGCCTGCCGGAGGACATCAGTCATGGGTACGGCTGGTCCATGTTCAGTGCGTGGGGCGGTCTGGGTTTGACCCTGCTGGCTGGATTTCTGTGCACGCTTGCACCTTCTCTACACAGTCCACAGATAACCACCACCATACATAAACCACGACAGGAGAACGGCATGGTGTGA
- the clpxb gene encoding ATP-dependent Clp protease ATP-binding subunit clpX-like, mitochondrial isoform X1, protein MSCACRPAARVINSVYKGLSCSRVQLFTLTKPACHEVHLPQVILVRSFSQTAVCLAIKDSTPRDGDGGRKSVTDAGGNSTSGTGGSGKGGGQLRCPKCGDLCTHVETFVSSTRFVKCEKCHHFFVVLSESDSKEGLNKETESTSERAKIAFAQTPPPPPKKIYTYLDKYVIGQSYAKKVLAVAVYNHYKRIYNNFPAVSRQQAEAEKQSPLTPRELEIRRQEDEYRFTKLLQIAGVSPHGNALGASVQQQTNKQAYHEKRGGEMLDSTHTDIRLEKSNILLLGPTGSGKTLLAQTLARCLDVPFAICDCTTLTQAGYVGEDIESVIAKLLQDANYSVEKAQQGIVFLDEVDKIGSVPGIHQLRDVGGEGVQQGLLKLLEGTIVSVPEKNSRKLRGDTLQVDTTNILFVASGAFNGLDRIVSRRKNEKFLGFGTPSNLGQGRRAAAAADLANTSGNEMEAAAEMDEKDRLLRHAEARDLVEFGMIPEFVGRLPVVVPLHSLNEETLVKILTEPRNAVLPQYQALFSMDKCELNVTSDALRAIARLALERKTGARGLRSIMEKLLLEPMFEVPQSDIIAVELSKEVVQGKCQPFYIRAPPKEREEEFDSTLDEENWPRHAGAANN, encoded by the exons ATGTCCTGTGCATGCAGACCTGCAGCGAGGGTGATAAACTCCGTTTATAAAG gtCTGTCATGTTCCCGGGTTCAGCTCTTCACTCTTACTAAACCAGCATGCCATGAAGTTCATCTACCTCAAGTTATACTCGTGAGATCATTTTCACAAACAGCAGTGTGTTTGGCTATTAAAGACAGCACGCCCCGAGATGGTGATGGTGGAAGG AAAAGCGTCACTGATGCCGGTGGAAACAGTACGTCAGGAACGGGAGGTTCAGGGAAAGGCGGCGGTCAGCTGCGATGTCCCAAATGTGGAGATCTCTGTACACACGTGGAGACTTTTGTAT CCTCCACACGGTTCGTAAAGTGTGAAAAGTGTCATCACTTCTTTGTGGTTCTGTCTGAGTCGGACTCTAAGGAGGGTTTAAACAAGGAAACAGAAAGCACCTCTGAACGTGCGAAAATCGCTTTCGCTCAGACACCCCCTCCACCTCCTAAAAAG ATTTATACATATCTCGACAAATATGTCATCGGCCAGTCATATGCAAAGAAAGTATTGGCAGTCGCTGTCTATAATCATTACAAGCGGATCTACAACAACTTTCCAGCAGTGAGCAGACAGCAAGCAGAAGCAGAGAAACAGAGTCCTCTTACTCCTAGAG AGCTAGAGATCAGAAGACAAGAAGATGAATACAGGTTTACAA AGCTGCTTCAGATCGCTGGAGTCAGTCCCCACGGAAACGCTCTGGGTGCATCTGTCCAGCAGCAGACCAATAAGCAAGCCTATCATGAAAAACGGGGCGGAGAAATGCTTGACTCCACCCACACTGATATTAGACTTGAAAAGAGCAATATTCTGTTGCTGGGACCTACTGGATCTG GCAAAACATTGCTGGCCCAGACTCTGGCTAGATGTTTGGATGTGCCATTCGCCATCTGTGATTGTACCACCCTTACCCAAGCAGGCTATGTGGGCGAGGACATCGAATCCGTTATTGCCAAACTTCTGCAGGATGCAAACTACTCCGTGGAGAAAGCCCAGCAAG GCATAGTGTTCCTGGATGAAGTGGATAAAATTGGCAGCGTGCCTGGAATTCATCAGCTCAGAGATGTCGGGGGGGAAGGTGTTCAGCAG GGTTTGCTTAAACTCCTTGAGGGAACCATCGTGAGCGTTCCGGAGAAGAACAGCCGGAAGTTGAGAGGAGACACGCTGCAGGTAGACACAACCAACATCTTGTTTGTGGCCTCCGGTGCCTTCAACGGACTCGACAGGATCGTcagccgcagaaaaaatgaaaag TTCCTTGGTTTCGGGACGCCCTCAAACCTGGGCCAAGGTCGCCGGGCAGCAGCGGCCGCTGATCTGGCCAACACCTCAGGGAATGAAATGGAGGCAGCGGCAGAGATGGATGAGAAAGACCGTCTTCTGCGACACGCTGAGGCGCGGGACCTCGTTGAATTCGGGATGATCCCGGAGTTTGTTGGCCGTCTGCCCGTGGTGGTACCGCTGCACAGTCTGAACGAGGAGACGCTGGTGAAAATCCTTACCGAGCCTCGGAACGCTGTGCTCCCTCAGTATCAGGCTCTCTTCAGTATGGATAAA TGTGAGCTGAATGTAACCAGTGATGCACTGAGGGCCATCGCCCGTCTGGCTCTGGAGAGGAAAACAGGAGCCAGGGGACTCCGCTCCATCATG GAGAAGCTCCTGTTAGAGCCCATGTTTGAAGTGCCTCAGTCCGACATCATCGCCGTGGAACTGAGTAAGGAGGTGGTCCAGGGGAAATGTCAACCGTTCTACATTAG AGCTCCTCctaaagaaagagaagaagagttTGACTCCACTCTGGATGAGGAGAACTGGCCCAGACATGCAGGCGCGGCCAACAACTGA